cttaaaaaagtatattaaaagATCGAAGATTCCTGCCAGTAAAGAGGCAAAGGATGTGCCAGCCAGCAATGAAAAGCGAAGTGCTCTGATCCTGCGAGAACTGAACCTTGAAGGCGGAAACAACCTGAACCTCAAAGGTGGAAACCACCTGGACCTCGAAGGCGGAAACAACTTGAATATCTCCTCTAAGGAAGAAGCGATTCCCGACGTGGTAGTTATTGATGATCTAAGCCAAGAAGATTCGgcgaataaaaaagaaaagtgtGAACCCCCaaatgaaaaaactaaacCAAAGACTCTGGCACATTATGATATCAAAGAAAAACAACCCACAGATAAAGACCAAAACCAAAATGACAtcaaaaatgagaaaataaaGCCCAATGACCTAACTACTAACGAGATTCCACCCTGTGATTCGTCTATAtccaaagaaattaaatcaaaatcagAATCTGATGTCTCAAAAGTGGCACTGAAGTGCGATGCAAAAGAGCTCTTGGGCACAAGTGAAGTGGCCAAAGAAAATAGTGAACCAAATACACATAAGGAAGGGCCAAACCTTACTATTACGAAGGATGACTCCTTTAAAAACGAGCCCATGCCTGTACAAGCGGAAATGCTATTAGCTGATCCCCAGGAAAATCAAGAACAAACTCTCCATTCCAGTATACATGCAGAGGTACAACCCGATCCGCCGTTAAATACCATACGTATTCGCAGCGATCTCGTTGCCTGCCCAATGGATACGATTCGGGTTCGCACCGATCTTTTGCAGAATCATGTGGATCGGGTACAACCAGAGGACACTCTCAATCAGTTACGGGATCATGTTGACCAGACTTCACCAGCTCAACATTCCAATCCACCGGGAGCAGCTgaaaagcggaaattgctgCCAGAAACGGCTGGAAATCAATGTGATTCGACACCGACGAGCTTCCACGGACTGGCGAAAAGACCAGCCGTAGATAACCATAATCCTACAGTAAACACCTCCAGATATCCACATCCACCGAAAATTGTGGGTCCTCCAGCACCCGCTTATGCCTCCAGATACCAGCTAATTGCACCTGCACCAGCGATTGCTTCATCAAGTGCCAATGTAAGATATCCATCAGGAGCCACTGTAGCCACGAGCAGCACTCCCAGTTATCCGTCTCAAGTTTCCGTCTCCCGTTGTCAACCAGTTATTCCTTCTGCACCGCATACGAGCAATTATCAATTAAATGGGGCTAGAGCGGGAAATCCAGCATCCATCCCTGTGAATGCTGCAGCCATTAACAATTCCAGTTATCCAGCGGCTCAGGGATCTGCTACAAACTCTAGGTACCCGCAGGAAATCCCCGTGTCTGCGGGAAATGTTACCAACCGAAGTTATCCACCGTTTATGCCTGTGGCCCCTGTCTTAGCTAACTCGGTATGGTACCCGCCACCGAGATATCCGTCATCCAATTCTGTGGCCGTTTCACTAGCGACCACGAGCTTTCAGCCAGTTTGTCCAGCCGCTCCAACCGCTTCTACCAACTACCGAGGAAGTAATTCTGTGCCTCATACAATGCCTACAGCTTCTGTTTATAAACCAGTCATGTCAGCGGTTCCAGGATCAATAGCTTCATCCATGTATCGCTCATCTAATCCTGTGGCTCCTGCAGCAGCTGCCTCTTCAAGCTTTCCGGTAACTCCGGCTCCAGGATCAGTGGAGACATCCAGATATCCCCCACATAATGCTATGGCTCCTGCACCAGTTGTGGCTTCTAGTTATCAACCAGTAAAGCCAGCGGCTCCAGGATCAGTGCTTACCTACCGATACCCTCCACCTCCACCAGTAATGTCAGCAGCACCAGGATCAACCAGATATCCCCCACCCAATCCTGTGGCTCCTGCAGCAGTTGTGTCTTCAAGCTATCAACCAGTTAGCTCAGTGGCTTCGGGATCCGTGGCTCTAAGCAGATATCCTCCACCCTATCATGTGGCTCCTGCAGCAGTTGTCACGTCCAATTATCAAAAAACCAAACCTGCGGCTCCTGCGCCTGTAGCATCCTCCAGCTATCAACCAAACAATCCTGTGGCTCCAGCTCCTCATTGTGCATCCAATAATCAACTTACTGGTTGCCCCACCAATTTGTCCAACATCATGGGCATGCTAGCCCAGGTGGAGTTCTTTGCCTATAGTCAAAAGAACCAAGAAGCATTCCATCTTGTCAACCAGCTGCGCGTGAGCCTCCAGAAGGGAGCGGCAAACAATGGCCACGCTGCCTAGGGAATTGTTTAGATTTTACCATTACATTATTATGGCTTcaaagaatataattttaagaaatttactCGTTACTTTGCTAGTTTATAGAATCTGTTGAATATGCCATTGCATTTTGATACCgaatatcaaataaaaatattggtcTTACTAACATTTAGTTGTTGTACTTGATACTAATTGTTCCAATTGTTATGgattttaaaatctcaaaagGTAAATCTTTTGGCCTTTCAGACTAGGGGCCTGCAAATGATTTACCCGTCTGTTGTTGATACTTCTGCACCTGTGGCACTTTAAGTTTAGCAGATGAGCTGCCACCTGCCTGCCCAACTACAGCTGCAGTGCAAATACTAGATACAACGCCtaataaaccaattaaaataaCCATTAACTATGAAATTATAATGATTtatgtttttagtttaattgatctttaacaattttgtgaaatataagaataaatacatacagaaatcaaaaataatatttttgttatctGATCTCTTACATGACTGGTACTCCAGCACTATAACTCTGACCGCTGCTGTACGCCTGCAATTTAGCTAGACAACTGCAGGGAAAAATTCAAATCACTGGGAGATGCCGATTGGGGCTGGTTCGGATGGCTCTGACGACTGCGAGCTGTTGCAGCACTTTGCACCTGTCGTCCGCCCAACGCAAGTGAAAAATCAAGCGCAGCTTTAATTGATACAACAACCGCAGTGGAAACCCAGTTCTGGGTGAGATGGGATGCTGATGCTGGggtgcagttgcagttgcagtttaAGTTGCACGTGTTGCCTGCAAACTAGTCGCGGCAAAAATGCTGTAAGAACCGCCAGGCAGCTGCCGCCTGGGAGTGGGGGCATGCATAGGCTCGGGACCCCACAATCGGGAGAATCGGGGAGGAAAAGCGCCCTTCGAGGGGCCGAGTCCTAAATGGGCATTGAAATTAAATGCAGCTGCTTTAATGAAGCTGATGCTTGGTTCGCCTCGCATTCAGAGATGCCTAGTTGGCCTTTTGTCAGATTCATCTATTTTTTGTGCtgcataattatttaaaaaagcaaCATCTTTTCGTTTCCTCTTCCTACAAAATCAAGAACGTTAGATTTTTAGTATAGCTTAAATTTACAAAGACACCACTGAGGGGATAGGCTAAGATGGTCGATGGATCGGATCGAATGGCCTGGTCAAATCTGTGAATATGCCACAAACGCTGCCCAGAGGGCgtgcggtgggcgtggcagcgggCCACAGAGTGAAGTACCCGCGGTGGTCGCCGTTTTTCTCGACTTGGTGGGCGCCAACAatctgcaacagcagcaatctgcagcagcagcatcagcggCAACAATCTGCAACAGCGAGAGCAACTGCAACACAAACAATCTGCAACACGGCGCCTTCGCCTTTTCGGGACATTTAATGGGAGTTGCCGTTGCCTTTTTTGGTGCAACGAAATCAAGCAACAAATATCTTTTTATCGCTCGGTGCTTTCCCCTTTTCCCCCcggatgatgatgatatcgtttgcttggtttgTTTGTTCGCCTGCCGTTTGTTGGCTTATTTTCGTTCGCCAGCAGCTGTGACTTGCAACTCACAACACTGCAGTTGCATGAACGTAAACGCTTTTCGAAGTGCCTGGCCGGCGAAAGGAACAGCATTTAGGCTCAAATGATCGCAATTTGGCCAAAACCAGAGCCCAGCCCTCTGGAATCGATGCGATCATGAGCTGCACTGGATCTTTTGGATCGCGTCTGGAACGTCTGCCTAATCGATAAGCTCCAATCTGCGAAAGTAATCTCAGAAGAGGTCAATTGGAATTCCAAATCTGTtgtaatgcatttttgaaaagGATTGAGCAGTACACTCCACCAATGAGCTAATATAGGTGCCAAATTGATCCTGACATTTTTTGTTATCTGTGATTAAATACATTGTACAAAAAGACATGTTTATTAAGCCTGTGTTCCCAGACAGCCTTTTGTAGCGCCCAAAAGTGGGTAAACAGTTGAACAATAACCAATTGCAGTTCCCACACATGCGGCACGCGTCGCAAGCGAAACCACCCCGATCCGGCAGATTGCAGGTGCGGACACAGTGCGATGTAGTTAGTGGCCACATAGGGGTGGGTATGCGATTCGATCTGGGCTCTGGACAGTCGGCTGCTTCCCAGCTCATCGCGAATGAGAATCGGGAATCCGGAGAGTCACACGAGAACCGAAACAGTTGCTCTTGTTTGGGAACGGGAACGGGACCGGGAGTGGGAATCCGAATCCGGGGGAAATACCTTCCAAGGCGAGGGTGGGTGGCAACCTCGAGTCGTGTGAACTTGGGCGAGGAGTTGCCCACAGACTAATGAGAATCTCTGGAGCATGCGCAACGAGCTTAGCAACCGAAAGAGGCATTCAAATTGAGTTGGAGCAGCTTTTCTCAGGAGGTGTGTCTGGCATAATGTGGGAATCAGACCCAGAATGCGGCTGGGAACGGGAGTGGGTATGGGAAGAATGCCTCTGGATTTTCGGGCTCCTCTCGGGCTCCGTTGACCAGCGCAATTACATGATCAAAAATTCTCCTCGCACTTTTTGCCGCCTTTGCAGCTCCGAAATATCTCGAGAGCCTTTCGCATGACCACAGTGTGGGACTGAGAACTGATTCAGATTCGGGTACTTATGGCTGCGGATATGTACGAGTATTCGCTATCCCGCCTGCATCTTAATGAATTGCCGGTCATTTGGGGCCGCGCTGCTAAACGAGCATTACCTACTAAACCCCGGCCATAAGCCCCATAAAAGTTGACAAGGGCAGCTGGAAACTCAGAAATTCAGAAACCCAGCCACAATTTTGTGTTAATGATGGGCCGGGCCAGCCGAAAAAAGGATACGGCGCCTTTTGATTCTCCGCATATTTTCTGCTCCGCGTGCATTTCGAGtaatctttttgtttatttttgcggCCCGAAACTTTTATGAGCCAGTGAGTAAGCCGAAAAGTTGGGCCTTCGGCGACACCTTTTAAGCGCGCCAATCGAATCAATGTTTTAACACGAGAATACCATTTCCGAAACGAGCTAATTAACGACTCCCGAAACGAAGAAAAAGTCCAAAATTCTACGAATGCCCggggcagctgcagctgcaaacGCAGAATTGGGCAAACGGAATTCATATTCGTTTGATTTCATTTCGCCAGCCTGCGAAAGTGAAACCGC
This window of the Drosophila biarmipes strain raj3 chromosome 3L, RU_DBia_V1.1, whole genome shotgun sequence genome carries:
- the LOC108029984 gene encoding proteoglycan 4 is translated as MMQKCSDLGTKAWQHFVRFGQNNLKVRKGPDGHYLESRCREELQKSLPAESFEELMAWVAKWLKRLDEKNAMVRQQELSPQDPKDKVSDKDLPAGKQGDKKTSADPAVVDLCSDGEDGESVGRFPDGEALDSESVISSSSLVILDDELGEVNLKDYADHVDGKIDEASLRKRNRGEEAKTPCKATKQTSMKAFLTPNKKKIEKSPSPVFRHSLKKYIKRSKIPASKEAKDVPASNEKRSALILRELNLEGGNNLNLKGGNHLDLEGGNNLNISSKEEAIPDVVVIDDLSQEDSANKKEKCEPPNEKTKPKTLAHYDIKEKQPTDKDQNQNDIKNEKIKPNDLTTNEIPPCDSSISKEIKSKSESDVSKVALKCDAKELLGTSEVAKENSEPNTHKEGPNLTITKDDSFKNEPMPVQAEMLLADPQENQEQTLHSSIHAEVQPDPPLNTIRIRSDLVACPMDTIRVRTDLLQNHVDRVQPEDTLNQLRDHVDQTSPAQHSNPPGAAEKRKLLPETAGNQCDSTPTSFHGLAKRPAVDNHNPTVNTSRYPHPPKIVGPPAPAYASRYQLIAPAPAIASSSANVRYPSGATVATSSTPSYPSQVSVSRCQPVIPSAPHTSNYQLNGARAGNPASIPVNAAAINNSSYPAAQGSATNSRYPQEIPVSAGNVTNRSYPPFMPVAPVLANSVWYPPPRYPSSNSVAVSLATTSFQPVCPAAPTASTNYRGSNSVPHTMPTASVYKPVMSAVPGSIASSMYRSSNPVAPAAAASSSFPVTPAPGSVETSRYPPHNAMAPAPVVASSYQPVKPAAPGSVLTYRYPPPPPVMSAAPGSTRYPPPNPVAPAAVVSSSYQPVSSVASGSVALSRYPPPYHVAPAAVVTSNYQKTKPAAPAPVASSSYQPNNPVAPAPHCASNNQLTGCPTNLSNIMGMLAQVEFFAYSQKNQEAFHLVNQLRVSLQKGAANNGHAA